In the Sedimentisphaera cyanobacteriorum genome, TCACCCGGACGAAAATATTTCGCCGAAGGATTAGACCTGAAATACAGCACTGGAGTTCCAGCCTGAACAACCGAGCCGCTCTCCAGCTCCACTCGCTTCATACTGTAGTTGTCGCTGATTACCGGAGCCCGCTGGTAGCCATTGCTTATGCTGTGGGAGTCTGCATCGTACTGGCAGTAGATACCGCCGTCGCTGTAGTCATCATAAAGCTGGCTTGGCTCTACAACGTTTATGCTTTCTCTGTCTATATTGAGATACGGCCCAACCCTGTTGTTCCGGCTTTTCTCCTCTTCAGCATCGTAGTAAGTTGGCTCATTATCGATTCTTTTCTGCTCTCTTGAGGCTACGTAGAAGCCTGAATCCTCGTCAACGCCGGCAAGGTCTCTTCCTACAAGCCCCTCTGCAAGCTGCTGGGCTCCGTAAACATAACTGCCTCCGAGAGGCATACGCGTGGAATCGGGATAAAAGCCGAATTCCTTTTCAAAAAGCTCCAGCCCCACTCCCATAGAATGAATATTTGCGGCCTGCTGCATATTCTTGGATACAATCCGCACCCTTCCGGCAGCCACACCAATCACAGACATCAGCATGGCGATAATTGAAATCACCACGAGAAGCTCAATGATTGTAAAACCTTTATTATTGTCAGGAGCTTTCATTTGAAACCTTCCATAAAATCAGAAATTACTTATATCGTCTTCGGTATCGAACTCGCAGTCCGG is a window encoding:
- a CDS encoding prepilin-type N-terminal cleavage/methylation domain-containing protein, yielding MKAPDNNKGFTIIELLVVISIIAMLMSVIGVAAGRVRIVSKNMQQAANIHSMGVGLELFEKEFGFYPDSTRMPLGGSYVYGAQQLAEGLVGRDLAGVDEDSGFYVASREQKRIDNEPTYYDAEEEKSRNNRVGPYLNIDRESINVVEPSQLYDDYSDGGIYCQYDADSHSISNGYQRAPVISDNYSMKRVELESGSVVQAGTPVLYFRSNPSAKYFRPGENTSWTSMDEEASSYSVYNYYDNIGFFEMENLKNPDEPHRFAEGDEDGNGKDGKQEFYEFITSRKVGSYDMPVRKDSYIIISAGYDGAFGTDDDITNFDN